Within Conger conger chromosome 3, fConCon1.1, whole genome shotgun sequence, the genomic segment TGGCCCTGGTCAACGGAGTCTCCTAAAGGCACAGTGGTGTCCCAAAACCTCACGTCCAGAGCAAGACTTCATGGCAATGCTGTCCCTGCTTGCATTTACTTAAACCTTAAACAGATGAGGGAAATATCGACAAAAAAAGTCAATTCAtacaagagagaaaaaaaaaaacgaaaaaaaaaacgacaaagCATCTCCTTAAACACACGTAACTGTGTATGTTATCCTATCTATCAGTACTTAGTGCTTATTTAAAACTAGCTTGCCAACGAGGAGCTGGTGGAAATGACATGATTTTTAAGAAATACTGAACACAGAAACAGGACGTGACTTTTCttctattttgtgtttgtttaaatttatttttcttttctttttttcttttttttttttcttttaatgttattttttggttCTCACTGGTTCGGACGTGTATTCGCACTCCCAGAGAACAGAGTTCCAGCGACAGGAAGGCAGGTGTTGGAGGGGCTACGTGAATAACTGACAGGTGTCTTAACTACTTGGTGAAAGGGTGGCAACACAAAAGGAAAGTGACAGGGATGAGTGTACTAAGAGAGACATTGTGCCTTGAATTTGAAAACTTgagttttttagttttgtttttgttttgttttcattcacaGGAAGATAAGagtttatctttctttttttgcctgAGAGGAGAGAACAGACAAGGGGAGAGGCGAGGCCGTGGGGTGGGGGATGTTCGTAGAAGGGTGGAGGCGAGGTGGCtgcctggaagaaaaaaaagtcatgcCAAATTGTGTTCAAGGCGTGCGCTTGTTCTCAGGAAGGAGGAGGCgggactgcgtgtgtgtgtacaggcgtgTAGACGAGGGGTGaagcgcgcgcgcgcgcgtgtgtgtgcgcgtgtgtgtgcgcgtgtgtgtgtataaacgttttttgtgtgcgtgtgtgagcctgtACATTTGTGGAGTAGAATGGGTAAAGGTATGGGGACTGTATGTCATCGtataaatgttttggtttttgtctgtgtgcacgCATGTCTGAATGTGCTTGtaaaccttgtgtgtgtgtgtctgtgtgtgtgtgtgctcacttgtgagtgtttgtaagcgcttttgctgtgtgtgtgtgtgtgtgtgtgtgtgtgtgtgtgtgtgtgtgtgtaggggctaAAGGTGAGGGAACAGAGGCGGGATTGAGATGAAGCCAGAGAAGCCTGAGTTTTGTGCtctgagtttgtcaggagtttgtttttcctttttccggATGAGAAACGAGGCGCGTCTCGTTCGCCCGCCACCCCGTCCGACTTGAGCCCGAGAGAGAGAAGCGCAAAATCGTGGGTTTGGGACGTCCCCAGACACCGAGCGGCCTGACCGGTCAGGTGACAGTTTGGATTTAAATGAGAATTTTATGACGGTTCATAGAGCAAAGAAGGCGTCGTCCTTGTGCTCGTCTTGCCTCCCCAGTCTTGCGGTAGCAGGAGGCGGGGGTCGCCGAATAACCTAGTTTCCAGCAACACTACACTATGACCTACATGAGTACTGCAACAGGCAGTGGATTATTGGTATTGGCTGCTTCGTTGGCCGTACAGCGCTGACGCTTCTTTCAGacgtgggtgggggtggggggggtggggcggcTGTGGTTTCTATCAGACTGGCTGGTCCTGGGTCTTGAACTGATGAGAGAACACGTTGGGCTATCGCCGGCacaggctgacacacacacacaggcgtgcagacacacaggcgGACAGGGAAGCCTGTTTTGACCCCTCGCAGCGGAGGAACTGGTCGGAGTTGGAAGTTGACGGTTGGCCGAAGCGCAGGAACATGCGGCCGAAACGCGGTCGTgtcggggtggggtggggtggggtggggggcagggtaCGATGCGGTCGTAGAGTCCTCAGCTCGTGTCACTCATCTTTTTCTGCtctcaactttttttttgttgtactttccacatcattaaaaaaaaataaagtgaagGTGAAATATCAGTCGTCTGTGATTTTCATTCAGTGTTCTTCAACGTGCTTTCGGACAGCTGTGCTCGACTGGGCTTGTAACACTTTGAAGAGGAGTGAGAACATGCTTGAGCAAATGGGATGCTCTTGCTCATTCATGCAGTGGTTTGAAGCAACATCATTTTCAGACGTGGCAAATGGCTGGTCCGTAGGTCGGTCATTTATACGTCATGCTTTTGGTAAAAATACTTTCTTGTTCAAGAAATCTTTGTCAGCCTTATAGCTCCTGGGACTAGTGGCTTACTCCACACTTTCGCATAAAGACCGGTCTCTGCTTCGACACTGCTACCGGAGATTGTACGGCTTTCGGATTTCAGATTTGACCCCAACCAGGTATGCTGCAGTTCTCATGAATTATACGTCCTTTCTACTcgactgtatgtacagtagtctgcagtgatgattatacaccaccGCGTTTGTCTAAAAGGGGTCCTAATCTATTACTTCTTTAAAAGATTTTGATGAAAATTTATTGAACAATAgtaggcaatgagaacaaaaaaatcattacaTATACTTTTAGTATGGCTATTAAACAGAAACGCTGAAAACGTTTTGACTTTTGcatagcatgaatgcatgttcgaaggctcattccatgtttgttgatgctaaacaattcgtttaaactggtttgaagcaacattatCCTGCAAAATTACTTCTAAAggtcagttgttccagtatttaaggtaTCACGAACTTTGCGCAGTGCAACAGTATTAAACACGATGTCACGACGGAAGGAGCTCCTGACATTGTTCGTAGCCGCATTGTTGCCTTACATGATGCCGGTTGGTCACTtgatgaaaaataatcatttggTGACAAAAGTTATGACTTGGCCCGCTCAAAGTCCagaccttaatccgattgagcaAATCTGCTGCTGGATACCAAGATAAATAATTCTGTTGTAACATCGAAAGAAGCTCTTTGGAATGAATttcaaaccatatggaatggtttaacgagtcaagaaataaaaaaatacgtGAACGATTCAATTCTGTAATCAAAgcaaagatagatagatactgacccccccccccccccccaaaaaaaaggaaaaaaaagagattattacttttgttttcacaatatattattatccgtttacttattttcatctacattAACCAATATTACCTGAAATAAATGcttgaatagtacttggttttattatttatcttcattgtgttaagtgtataatcatcactgcacactactgtaaatgtatgagtgtgtaaactcgcctgcaaaaataaaagtaaaactaATACAATCTCAAGTTAGActcactcatttcaagattggCAATGGAATAAGacttgtttttgcagtgcttTGCAGTGTTTCCGAATTTAGTGGCGCTCCTTCCAAGAGAATAATTTTTCCCATAATAATATTGTCACACCTAGTTCTGCAGTAGCCTCTCTCTTGACAGAACATTAGCCTGAACATTGGGCTTTGTTCATGAATATATATGTAATTACTGTTAGAGATTTACACCACAATGGTCTCTGTAAGAAGACACAGGCGTTGTGTTGAGGATGTGGCTCTGTTGAGACCGCTACGGTAGAGGCAGCAGTAAGCAGATCAACACGTTCTGACTCGTTCTGACTCGTTCTGACATTCAAGGAATCATCCTGCGACTGAACAAAAAGGAGGGGGGAAAGTTTGTGGGCGACGTTTTCTAtagaaatcatttttaaaatgtttcgcAATTATTACACACTGGAAATGTACCATAAACTACAATCGAACACGGAGAGGCTCGAATCATTTGATAGGAGCAAAACGGAGACAAATAAGAAGCGGGCAGGAGAAAGGCTGGGTTATCATGCGTGGATAGGCTGTCCAGGttattgtgtgtgaatgtggccaTGTACCAAGGGGCTCATACTTTTTGGAGATGATACAGATGAGGGCTCTTTTCTCTTATTTTTGTGACGTTTTAGGTTGCAGAGATTGATGACAAGGTTGAATGGGGCAGGTTCTCACATTTTGATAGTTTGTCCAGCTAACTAAAAGTGAGTCTGTCACCTAGAAGCTGTCATCATATTCACAAAGTTTAGTTCTTTGTTGTTCTGTCATATTTACAATACTgatatacatttcatttcattcaaatcATCTATATAGATCTAcattagtctaaccaactgacCGGTCACAAGCAGGTTGCGAAGCAGGGGTTAGTGGCGGAGTTCATTGACagccgtctgtctgtctttcaccttgcctgtgtgtttctggcCCACAGGGGTCGTTGTGTGGTGGCTGTTGTCTCGCCAATGCGCTGCAATGAGTGCATGTGGTGCCAAATGGCGCGTGAGTTGGGAGAGTCCTCGACAACCTCCCCTCGCGGTCCGTTCTGTCCCTGGGTACTGGTGAAGGAAAGTGACCATGGATGCGTTATGCCGGGGACCCTCTGTTAGATCAAACATACTGTCTTTGTGCTCCTGCAAACTATACAATAAAGCGCTTCTAACTCGAGTTCATTTGGTTTCAGTATTTGCTGTGTTTTAATTCAGTGTACCAAGAATTCAAACCGGCCAAACCAACAGTGGAAACGGCTGAAAAAGGGTTGGTAAAAGCAGACTGTTATCAGCGGATTCTTGAGAATAATATTCAAGAATTTGTCACAAAGTTGAAGTTACGCCCGGGCTGGatatttcaacaagacaacgacccaaaACACTGCTCAAAATCTACTCAGGCATTCATGCAGAGTAACAAGTACAACGTTCTGGAATGGCCAtcccagtccccagacttgaatatcattgaaaatctgtgggacAATTTGAAGCGGGCTGTCCATCCTCGGCAACCATCATACCTAACTGAACAGGAGAGGTGTGAATGGTCCAAAATACCTTCATCCAGGATCCAGACACTCATTATAGGCTACAGGAAGCATCTAGAGGCTGTTATTTTTGCAAAAGGAGGCTCTACTAAATATTGATGCGATTTTTCTGttggggtgcccaaatttatgcacctaatttttttttgatgcatattgcacattttctgttaatcCAATAAACCTCATTTCACTACTGAAATATTACTGTGTCCATCAGTTATTTGATAGATCAAAATGAAGTTGCGGATCCAAACACCCaatgatttataaatgaaaataatggaaattgttaggggtgcctaAACTTTTTCATACGACTGTATAATAATGACTCTCCTTAATGGTCTCCTTGCTTGTGCCACAGGATGTCTCCAActtcatcattaattcatacaCAATTTGTCCTAATTGTTATGTAGGCATGTGTTATAGTTCAGTCAAACTTTGCACGGCTTGTTTTCCGATTCTATTTGAAAAGCTTCAtatgatacattttaaatatccagtcaaaagcagaaaatcttttcagagagaaaaaaaatctttcactgtgtttgagcttctataactttgtttcagtaatatttggagtaattctgattcccaaagggttacctttagGAAGAGAcaaggattatgcctgtagtcaaaagggttcaagaatagtaaccattttattttgggtatgttatTTTTAAGCTGTGTCACGAAAAGGGGCCAAACATTTATAAACAATAGCGATAAAACGAAatatataaatggttggcatttatattgctcctttatccaaagcgctgtacaattgatgcttctaattcatacattcatacacacactcacacaccaacggcgattggctgccatgcaaggcacccaccagctcgtcaggagcaaatggaggttatgtgtcttgctcagagactgGGACGGGGATTGagccggcagccctccgactgccagacgactgctcttacatgTCGCCCCCCCCATATACTTATGTAATATGTGAATCAAGTATATGGTCAGTACTTTTTTGTGTTacatgatgtttttttatttcacaaattgATAAGACAGGTATGTATTGTCAATGATGCCACATCCATCAAAAGCCATTTCCATTGCAGTCCTTTATAGTAAGCAGTAGCAGTATAAATACTGTCAAAATTGGATGACTACACAACAAATTAGTAtcacaaaaatataaacacaatcaAATGTATAGTATAAAGACAGCAACAAAATAATatcataaaataattacatCCAGTTTTGCTCCACACCTACTTTTTCTAGTAACAAAACAAGGCTTTTCTCTAAAAGCTAAAGAGTTTTTAATGCCCTTTGGTTACTTAGAGGCCCTGGAACACAGTAAGGGGCATCTgcccaaaatattttaaaaaaataactagGAGCTCTGTTGTTAATCACATTATAAACCATATTAAGCTGCAGTGCTACAGCCCTCAAAATGAAGCAAAAGGAGTTGTCTGAAAAGTTAGAATGTTGGCCTTCCAGTTTAGTTAGTGAGAGTCAGTGGAGTAAGACCTTCTAAATCTAGAGTGAAGGTCAGTACAATACAATTTATAAGGACACAATAGTGGAAATGTGTGCACCATAGAAGAGAAGTGCACCatagcagggagagagagacctatCCTCTCTGGAAGTACTACCTTTTCTGGCTCAAAGACCAATTCACATTGTTAAAAAAAGTGCCTCTGGAGCTGTAGAATCTTTATGTACAATATCCACAAAATACACCACCTGTTTCCCTCTGCACATGCTAACACAACTCATTTATTTTTAGTCTCCTTGCTTGTGCCACAGGATCTCTCCAGcttcatcattaattcatacatAACTTGTCCTAATTGTTATGTAAGCATGTGTTATAGTTCAGTCAAACTTTGCCCAGCTCGTTTTCTGATTCTATTTGTAAAGCTTCATaggatacatttaaaatatttagggACAGTACGGGTGACATACATCAGTACTTTTGTTCACACATTTGCAATACGTTACGATTCTTCACTCTATTTGCAGAATGTAGGGATTACAGTAAATCACTTTTACGTATGCTACAGTCAAATAAAGAGGACAGAGAAACCTgaattttgaataaaaagtTTGTCTAAAAGCACCTTCCTCTAGATCAGGGTTACGCCTCCCCTTCATTTTGTTTGCCGTCATTTAGACACCGTCAGTTTCTCTCATGTCTCTGTTTTGATCTAGTTTCGCATTGTTAACTGTGTCATAAGTTCCCATGAGGGCACTGATAAGATAAGTAAGTTTACGAGAACAGGAGGAGCTAAGCGAGATAAATACGTGTCTGGCCCTTGGGTAGGCGGAGTGAGGCTCCTCTGAGGGCCCTCAGGACAGATACATCCCCTCGTCTGTCTCCAGCGGGGTCTGAGGAGAGGGCAACGAGTTTAGCGGCAGCTGCCCTCCCCTCTCCATGACCGGGACCCCGCAGGGCACCCCGGCGCCGGACTCCTGGCCGAGGGGGCCCCGCGAAACACGGAACTCCACCTCGAATTTGCTCTGGCACTCGCCGGGCTCCTGGCAGATCAGCAGCTGATACTGGCCGAAGCGGAGCAGCGCCTTGCCGGGCAGCTCCACGCAGTGCAGGTACTCCAGCGCGGTGCCGCCGACGGACATGCAGCCCCTCTGGCTGAGGTTCTGCACCTGGAAGAGCAGGTCCGAGCTCCGGGGGGAGCGGAAGGCCTGGATGGCCAGCTGCTTGCGCGAGGCGCGGCGGTCGGCCAGGGCGAAGGTGCAGGCCTCCTCGTCGCGGCCCAGCCTCAGGGGGTCCTCGGCTTGGAGCTTCTGTCGCCGGTTCAGGGGCAGCAGGTCGTACACGCCCTCGGCGGCCTGCAGCGGGTGGTAGAGCTGGATGTGGAGGCACGTCACATACTCCTCAGTCTCGGCCAGATGAGACGGCTCCATGACCGGAGATTTCCTTCCCCTTTCTTTGGAGATTTCCTTCCCCTTTCTTTGGAGATTTCCTTCCCCTTTCTTTTCAGTATGGTCACTTGACTTCCAGTACACCTGGAGAAAGTAGTGGAGAAGAACAGCACCAGGGATCAACTGGGTTCAT encodes:
- the tifa gene encoding TRAF-interacting protein with FHA domain-containing protein A, which produces MEPSHLAETEEYVTCLHIQLYHPLQAAEGVYDLLPLNRRQKLQAEDPLRLGRDEEACTFALADRRASRKQLAIQAFRSPRSSDLLFQVQNLSQRGCMSVGGTALEYLHCVELPGKALLRFGQYQLLICQEPGECQSKFEVEFRVSRGPLGQESGAGVPCGVPVMERGGQLPLNSLPSPQTPLETDEGMYLS